One window of the Bombus pyrosoma isolate SC7728 linkage group LG5, ASM1482585v1, whole genome shotgun sequence genome contains the following:
- the LOC122567856 gene encoding proteasome assembly chaperone 1 isoform X1 → MASFFGEVVFPVSRAFWDDEDENKATDCSVNQPEFFVQWLKTKPSSIDTLIVIEGEMLIDFVKECLCPNSEEVCFVEDEKQKKIYTIYQVTNDIYLGIVSPHFDVKLSGKFVEKMGDITSSAKSIICITCCHISNFKKKDIPTVPSFLRMLTTKSGENICKSKEPYLEQPNIIYGVTAGVLSYAQIMELPSVLYVLYTDSIVLDSLSAEPLLKLLANYAPLHTVTFSGKNFFNKGNLYM, encoded by the exons ATGGCAAGTTTTTTCGGTGAAGTAGTATTTCCAGTCTCACGAGCGTTTTGGGACgatgaagatgaaaataaagctACTGACTGTTCAGTTAATCAACC CGAATTTTTTGTTCAGTGGTTAAAAACAAAACCATCCAGCATTGATACTTTGATTGTAATTGAAGGTGAAATGTTAATCG ATTTTGTAAAAGAGTGTTTGTGCCCAAACTCAGAAGAAGTATGTTTCGTGGaagatgaaaaacaaaaaaagatatatacaatttatcaaGTTactaatgatatttatttaggTATTGTATCTCCACATTTTGATGTGAAATTGTCAGGCAAATTTGTAGAAAAG atGGGTGATATTACATCAAGTGCAAAaagtataatttgtataacatGTTGtcatatatcaaatttcaagAAGAAGGATATACCAACAGTACCTTCTTTCTTAAGGATGTTGACTACAAAAAGTGGGGAGAATATTTGCAAATCGAAAGAGCCATACTTAGAGCAgccaaatattatatatggaGTAACAGCAGGAg TATTGTCATATGCTCAAATTATGGAACTACCTTCAGttttgtatgttttatatacaGACAGTATTGTATTGGACTCATTATCCGCAGAACcgcttttaaaattattagcaAATTATGCGCCATTGCATACTGTTACATTTTCTGGaaaaaacttttttaataaaggCAACCTTTACATGTAA
- the LOC122567856 gene encoding proteasome assembly chaperone 1 isoform X2, which translates to MASFFGEVVFPVSRAFWDDEDENKATDCSVNQPEFFVQWLKTKPSSIDTLIVIEDFVKECLCPNSEEVCFVEDEKQKKIYTIYQVTNDIYLGIVSPHFDVKLSGKFVEKMGDITSSAKSIICITCCHISNFKKKDIPTVPSFLRMLTTKSGENICKSKEPYLEQPNIIYGVTAGVLSYAQIMELPSVLYVLYTDSIVLDSLSAEPLLKLLANYAPLHTVTFSGKNFFNKGNLYM; encoded by the exons ATGGCAAGTTTTTTCGGTGAAGTAGTATTTCCAGTCTCACGAGCGTTTTGGGACgatgaagatgaaaataaagctACTGACTGTTCAGTTAATCAACC CGAATTTTTTGTTCAGTGGTTAAAAACAAAACCATCCAGCATTGATACTTTGATTGTAATTGAAG ATTTTGTAAAAGAGTGTTTGTGCCCAAACTCAGAAGAAGTATGTTTCGTGGaagatgaaaaacaaaaaaagatatatacaatttatcaaGTTactaatgatatttatttaggTATTGTATCTCCACATTTTGATGTGAAATTGTCAGGCAAATTTGTAGAAAAG atGGGTGATATTACATCAAGTGCAAAaagtataatttgtataacatGTTGtcatatatcaaatttcaagAAGAAGGATATACCAACAGTACCTTCTTTCTTAAGGATGTTGACTACAAAAAGTGGGGAGAATATTTGCAAATCGAAAGAGCCATACTTAGAGCAgccaaatattatatatggaGTAACAGCAGGAg TATTGTCATATGCTCAAATTATGGAACTACCTTCAGttttgtatgttttatatacaGACAGTATTGTATTGGACTCATTATCCGCAGAACcgcttttaaaattattagcaAATTATGCGCCATTGCATACTGTTACATTTTCTGGaaaaaacttttttaataaaggCAACCTTTACATGTAA
- the LOC122567853 gene encoding cyclin-K isoform X2, whose translation MPCWYYEKKELRNTPSIQDGIDYETECRYRKEGARFIIDTGTKMDLGYNTMATGVVYFHRFYMFHSFKNFPRYVTACCCLLLAGKVEETPKKCKDIIKTAKSLLTEQKLMTFGEDPKEEVITLERILLQTIKFDLQVEHPYSYLLKYAKCLKGDKNKLQKMVQMAWTFVNDSLCTTLSLQWEPEIIAVALMYLAGKLSKFEVVDWNGRLPKHLRWWDMFVEDVTMDLLEDICHQVLDLYSQANNTKPPDSPPLTPSNEPCRDRAITAPSTESTSTTPNVTPGKATKVEAVTVSANGCLTTDTTDAIKPMDVPTHFQTYPTNFAHSNINYPPAFPPANVSVPPPSVNTMNHIVPPMHHMGSSGTIRPAPPTSTTTPTPFQPYPYPTNASYFPPNNPVPPAPTPRTYYPPQP comes from the exons ATGCCATGCTGGTATTATGAGAAGAAAGAACTGCGAAATACACCATCCATTCAAGATGGTATTGACTACGAAACAGAATGCAGATATAGGAAAGAAGGGGCCAGATTCATTATTGATACAGGAACCAAAATGGATTTAGGATACAATACGATGGCAACTGGAGTTGTTTACTTTCATAGATTCTACATGtttcattcatttaaaaaCTTCCCAAGATAT GTAACTGCATGCTGTTGTTTATTATTAGCAGGCAAAGTAGAAGAAACTCCAAAAAAAtgcaaagatataattaaGACTGCAAAGTCTTTATTAACTGAACAAAAATTGATGACTTTCGGAGAGGATCCAAAG gAAGAGGTCATAACGTTAGAAAGAATTTTACTACAAACTATAAAGTTTGATTTGCAGGTTGAACATCCATACAGCTACTTgctaaaatatgcaaaatgccttaaag gtgataaaaataaattacagaaGATGGTTCAAATGGCTTGGACATTTGTTAATGACag TTTGTGTACAACATTGTCGTTGCAATGGGAACCAGAAATTATTGCTGTTGCTCTCATGTATTTGGCAGGGAAGCTTAGCAAATTTGAAGTGGTAGATTGGAATGGAAGATTACCAAAACATTTACGTTGGTGGGATATGTTTGTTGAGGATGTTACTATGGATCTTCTAGAAG ataTATGTCATCAAGTATTAGATTTGTATTCACAAGCAAATAACACAAAGCCGCCAGATTCACCACCTTTAACACCATCTAATGAGCCTTGTAGAGATAGAGCTATAACAGCACCTTCCACAGAATCAACATCTACTACACCAAATG tTACACCAGGAAAGGCTACTAAAGTTGAAGCAGTTACAGTCTCTGCAAATGGATGCTTAACTACAGATACCACAGATGCAATAAAACCAATGGATGTGCCAACacattttcaaacatatcCAACCAATTTTGCACATAGTAATATCAATTATCCCCCAGCGTTTCCTCCAGCAAATGTTTCTGTTCCTCCACCTTCTGTAAATACAATGAATCATATTGTTCCACCAATGCATCATATGGGTTCCTCCGGTACCATTAGACCTGCACCACCGACATCTACTACAACGCCAACACCGTTTCAACCATATCCTTATCCTACAAACGCGTCATACTTCCCTCCAAATAATCCAGTACCTCCAGCACCTACACCGCGTACGTATTATCCACCACAACCTTAA
- the LOC122567853 gene encoding cyclin-K isoform X1, whose translation MQMCIHVETVFKRPASATLRKLLFVINNSNSAIKMPCWYYEKKELRNTPSIQDGIDYETECRYRKEGARFIIDTGTKMDLGYNTMATGVVYFHRFYMFHSFKNFPRYVTACCCLLLAGKVEETPKKCKDIIKTAKSLLTEQKLMTFGEDPKEEVITLERILLQTIKFDLQVEHPYSYLLKYAKCLKGDKNKLQKMVQMAWTFVNDSLCTTLSLQWEPEIIAVALMYLAGKLSKFEVVDWNGRLPKHLRWWDMFVEDVTMDLLEDICHQVLDLYSQANNTKPPDSPPLTPSNEPCRDRAITAPSTESTSTTPNVTPGKATKVEAVTVSANGCLTTDTTDAIKPMDVPTHFQTYPTNFAHSNINYPPAFPPANVSVPPPSVNTMNHIVPPMHHMGSSGTIRPAPPTSTTTPTPFQPYPYPTNASYFPPNNPVPPAPTPRTYYPPQP comes from the exons ATGCAGATGTGCATACATGTTGAAACAGTGTTTAAGCGTCCTGCAAGTGCTACACTTCGCAAACTCTTGTTTGTAATAAACAATTCAAACAG TGCAATAAAAATGCCATGCTGGTATTATGAGAAGAAAGAACTGCGAAATACACCATCCATTCAAGATGGTATTGACTACGAAACAGAATGCAGATATAGGAAAGAAGGGGCCAGATTCATTATTGATACAGGAACCAAAATGGATTTAGGATACAATACGATGGCAACTGGAGTTGTTTACTTTCATAGATTCTACATGtttcattcatttaaaaaCTTCCCAAGATAT GTAACTGCATGCTGTTGTTTATTATTAGCAGGCAAAGTAGAAGAAACTCCAAAAAAAtgcaaagatataattaaGACTGCAAAGTCTTTATTAACTGAACAAAAATTGATGACTTTCGGAGAGGATCCAAAG gAAGAGGTCATAACGTTAGAAAGAATTTTACTACAAACTATAAAGTTTGATTTGCAGGTTGAACATCCATACAGCTACTTgctaaaatatgcaaaatgccttaaag gtgataaaaataaattacagaaGATGGTTCAAATGGCTTGGACATTTGTTAATGACag TTTGTGTACAACATTGTCGTTGCAATGGGAACCAGAAATTATTGCTGTTGCTCTCATGTATTTGGCAGGGAAGCTTAGCAAATTTGAAGTGGTAGATTGGAATGGAAGATTACCAAAACATTTACGTTGGTGGGATATGTTTGTTGAGGATGTTACTATGGATCTTCTAGAAG ataTATGTCATCAAGTATTAGATTTGTATTCACAAGCAAATAACACAAAGCCGCCAGATTCACCACCTTTAACACCATCTAATGAGCCTTGTAGAGATAGAGCTATAACAGCACCTTCCACAGAATCAACATCTACTACACCAAATG tTACACCAGGAAAGGCTACTAAAGTTGAAGCAGTTACAGTCTCTGCAAATGGATGCTTAACTACAGATACCACAGATGCAATAAAACCAATGGATGTGCCAACacattttcaaacatatcCAACCAATTTTGCACATAGTAATATCAATTATCCCCCAGCGTTTCCTCCAGCAAATGTTTCTGTTCCTCCACCTTCTGTAAATACAATGAATCATATTGTTCCACCAATGCATCATATGGGTTCCTCCGGTACCATTAGACCTGCACCACCGACATCTACTACAACGCCAACACCGTTTCAACCATATCCTTATCCTACAAACGCGTCATACTTCCCTCCAAATAATCCAGTACCTCCAGCACCTACACCGCGTACGTATTATCCACCACAACCTTAA
- the LOC122567849 gene encoding ribosomal protein S6 kinase 2 beta isoform X1 yields MTTAHARIFYKHNIYNFADNNTTSNIMPLANLTVPWSEQHVTEKQDVDILPSESQEEVVITQENVVEPPSNGCSETHEIEVREVVRDGHEKADPSQFELLKVLGQGSFGKVFLVRKVVGKDSGTIYAMKVLKKATLKVRDRVRTKMERNILVDVEHPFIVRLHYAFQTEGKLYLILDFLRGGDLFSRLVKEVMFTEDDVKFYLAELALALGHIHKLGIIYRDLKPENILLDTEGHIALTDFGLSKQPLDDCKAYSFCGTIEYMAPEIVDRRGHSFAADWWSFGVLMFEMLTGALPFQGANRKETMTQITKGKLGMPHNISPEAQLLLKVLFKRNPANRLGFGGIEEIKNHVFFAKTDWDALYRKEIKPPFKPAVSQEDDTFCFDSEFTCKTPKDSPGVPPSANAHELFRGFSFVAPCLLEDHVKIPEYKNCDSLSATFPTYVSPISVSDEYEFKQEIGKGSYSTVYLAVHKASKAEYAVKVIEKSKRDPTEEIEILLRYGRHPHIVTLRAVHEDDKRAYLVLELLRGGELLDRLLQRRNLTEKEAAEVMYTIVSVVNYLHENGVVHRDLKPSNILYSKSGGDPSTLCLCDLGFAKQLRAENGLLMTPCYTANFVAPEVLKRQGYDAACDIWSLGVLLYIMLAGYTPFRNTPGDSARDILDRIGLGYIDVESGIWHQISNEAKDLVKKMLHVDPNRRPTAAAILKYSWIANRHRLPQKVLPDSSKDPHSLKRAVTATYRAMSSSPRSPHIGPVVMSALARRRTQAKPTGPTEV; encoded by the exons ATGACGACCGCGCAcgcaagaatattttataaacataacaTCTACAATTTCGCAGATAATAACACAACGTCGAATATAATGCCGTTGGCGAATTTGACAGTTCCTTGGTCTGAGCAACATGTGACTGAAAAg caAGACGTAGATATACTTCCATCAGAGTCCCAAGAGGAAGTAGTAATAACTCAAGAAAATGTAGTTGAACCACCTTCAAATGGTTGTTCTGAAACACATGAAATAGAAGTACGTGAAGTAGTAAGGGATGGACATGAAAAAGCAGATCCATCTCAATTTGAACTGCTTAAAGTTCTGGGTCAAGGGTCTTTTGGCAAA GTATTCCTTGTGAGAAAGGTTGTTGGAAAAGATAGTGGGACAATTTATGCTATGAAGGTATTAAAAAAGGCAACATTGAAAG TTCGGGACAGAGTTAGAACAAAAATGGAGAGGAACATACTGGTAGATGTTGAACATCCATTCATTGTACGACTACATTATGCATTCCAAACAGAGGGCAAACTCTACTTAATTTTAGACTTTTTAAGAGGTGgcgatttattttcaagattaGTTAAAGAG GTAATGTTTACTGAAGatgatgtaaaattttatttagctGAACTTGCTCTTGCATTGGGTCATATACATAAGCttggaattatttatagagATCTCAAACCAGAAAA TATTTTGCTTGATACTGAAGGTCATATTGCTTTAACCGACTTCGGTCTAAGTAAGCAGCCTTTAGACGATTGCAAAGCATACTCGTTTTGTGGTACTATAGAATATATGGCACCTGAAATTGTAGATAGGAGAGGACATTCATTTGCTGCAGATTGGTGGAGTTTTGGTGTTCTTATG TTTGAAATGTTGACTGGAGCTCTTCCATTTCAAGGAGCAAATCGCAAAGAAACAATGACACAGATAACAAAAGGAAAACTCGGAATGCCACATAATATTTCACCAGAAGCACAATTACTCCTTAAAGTATTGTTTAAAAGAAACCCTGCAAACAGACTGGGATTTG gCGGAATAGAAGAGATAAAAAACCATGTGTTCTTTGCAAAAACCGATTGGGATGCGCTttacagaaaagaaataaaaccgCCTTTTAAACCAGCTGTTAGTCAAGAAGATGATACATTTTGTTTTGATAGTGAATTTACATGTAAAACGCCCAAAG attctCCTGGGGTACCACCAAGTGCTAATGCTCACGAATTGTTCCGTGGATTTAGCTTTGTCGCGCCGTGCCTTCTTGAGGATCACGTGAAAATCCCTGAATATAAAAACTGTGATAGCCTTAGCGCAACTTTTCCAACTTATGTGAGCCCTATCTCCGTGAGTGATGAATATGAGTTTAAACAAGAAATTGGTAAAGGAAGCTACAGTACTGTTTATTTAGCTGTTCATAAAGCCTCTAAAGCAGAGTATGCTGTGAAGGTAATTGAGAAATCAAAAAGAGATCCTacagaagaaatagaaattttgctCCGATATGGAAGGCATCCGCACATTGTAACTTTGAGAGCTGTTCATGAAGATGATAAACGAGCTTATCTTGTACTCGAATTATTGCGTGGTGGAGAACTACTTGATCGGTTACTACAAAGACGTAATCTCACAGAAAAGGAAGCAGCCGAAGTGATGTACACAATAGTTAGCGTAGTCAATTATCTTCATGAAAATGGA GTTGTTCATAGAGACTTAAAGCCATCTAATATATTGTATTCGAAGTCGGGGGGTGATCCATCGACACTTTGTTTATGCGATCTTGGTTTCGCAAAACAGTTACGAGCGGAAAATGGTTTGTTAATGACGCCTTGTTATACTGCAAATTTTGTAGCACCAGAAGTGTTAAAACGCCAAGGATATGATGCGGCGTGTGATATCTGGTCACTTGGTGttttgttatacattatgttgGCTGG atatacaCCATTTCGTAATACTCCCGGTGATAGTGCAAGAGACATATTAGATCGTATTGGCCTCGGCTACATTGATGTTGAAAGTGGAATATGGCATCAAATTTCGAATGAAGCTAAAGATCtagttaaaaaaatgttacatgtTGATCCTAATCGGAGGCCTACTGCAGCTgccatattaaaatattcgtggATTGCTAATCGTCATCGTCTTCCACAGAAAGTATTACCTGATAGTTCTAAGGATCCACATAGCCTAAag AGAGCAGTAACAGCAACATATAGAGCAATGTCTAGCAGTCCAAGGTCGCCTCATATCGGACCTGTTGTCATGTCTGCATTGGCACGACGAAGAACACAAGCCAAGCCTACTGGTCCTACCGAAGTTTGA
- the LOC122567849 gene encoding ribosomal protein S6 kinase 2 beta isoform X2 — protein MPLANLTVPWSEQHVTEKQDVDILPSESQEEVVITQENVVEPPSNGCSETHEIEVREVVRDGHEKADPSQFELLKVLGQGSFGKVFLVRKVVGKDSGTIYAMKVLKKATLKVRDRVRTKMERNILVDVEHPFIVRLHYAFQTEGKLYLILDFLRGGDLFSRLVKEVMFTEDDVKFYLAELALALGHIHKLGIIYRDLKPENILLDTEGHIALTDFGLSKQPLDDCKAYSFCGTIEYMAPEIVDRRGHSFAADWWSFGVLMFEMLTGALPFQGANRKETMTQITKGKLGMPHNISPEAQLLLKVLFKRNPANRLGFGGIEEIKNHVFFAKTDWDALYRKEIKPPFKPAVSQEDDTFCFDSEFTCKTPKDSPGVPPSANAHELFRGFSFVAPCLLEDHVKIPEYKNCDSLSATFPTYVSPISVSDEYEFKQEIGKGSYSTVYLAVHKASKAEYAVKVIEKSKRDPTEEIEILLRYGRHPHIVTLRAVHEDDKRAYLVLELLRGGELLDRLLQRRNLTEKEAAEVMYTIVSVVNYLHENGVVHRDLKPSNILYSKSGGDPSTLCLCDLGFAKQLRAENGLLMTPCYTANFVAPEVLKRQGYDAACDIWSLGVLLYIMLAGYTPFRNTPGDSARDILDRIGLGYIDVESGIWHQISNEAKDLVKKMLHVDPNRRPTAAAILKYSWIANRHRLPQKVLPDSSKDPHSLKRAVTATYRAMSSSPRSPHIGPVVMSALARRRTQAKPTGPTEV, from the exons ATGCCGTTGGCGAATTTGACAGTTCCTTGGTCTGAGCAACATGTGACTGAAAAg caAGACGTAGATATACTTCCATCAGAGTCCCAAGAGGAAGTAGTAATAACTCAAGAAAATGTAGTTGAACCACCTTCAAATGGTTGTTCTGAAACACATGAAATAGAAGTACGTGAAGTAGTAAGGGATGGACATGAAAAAGCAGATCCATCTCAATTTGAACTGCTTAAAGTTCTGGGTCAAGGGTCTTTTGGCAAA GTATTCCTTGTGAGAAAGGTTGTTGGAAAAGATAGTGGGACAATTTATGCTATGAAGGTATTAAAAAAGGCAACATTGAAAG TTCGGGACAGAGTTAGAACAAAAATGGAGAGGAACATACTGGTAGATGTTGAACATCCATTCATTGTACGACTACATTATGCATTCCAAACAGAGGGCAAACTCTACTTAATTTTAGACTTTTTAAGAGGTGgcgatttattttcaagattaGTTAAAGAG GTAATGTTTACTGAAGatgatgtaaaattttatttagctGAACTTGCTCTTGCATTGGGTCATATACATAAGCttggaattatttatagagATCTCAAACCAGAAAA TATTTTGCTTGATACTGAAGGTCATATTGCTTTAACCGACTTCGGTCTAAGTAAGCAGCCTTTAGACGATTGCAAAGCATACTCGTTTTGTGGTACTATAGAATATATGGCACCTGAAATTGTAGATAGGAGAGGACATTCATTTGCTGCAGATTGGTGGAGTTTTGGTGTTCTTATG TTTGAAATGTTGACTGGAGCTCTTCCATTTCAAGGAGCAAATCGCAAAGAAACAATGACACAGATAACAAAAGGAAAACTCGGAATGCCACATAATATTTCACCAGAAGCACAATTACTCCTTAAAGTATTGTTTAAAAGAAACCCTGCAAACAGACTGGGATTTG gCGGAATAGAAGAGATAAAAAACCATGTGTTCTTTGCAAAAACCGATTGGGATGCGCTttacagaaaagaaataaaaccgCCTTTTAAACCAGCTGTTAGTCAAGAAGATGATACATTTTGTTTTGATAGTGAATTTACATGTAAAACGCCCAAAG attctCCTGGGGTACCACCAAGTGCTAATGCTCACGAATTGTTCCGTGGATTTAGCTTTGTCGCGCCGTGCCTTCTTGAGGATCACGTGAAAATCCCTGAATATAAAAACTGTGATAGCCTTAGCGCAACTTTTCCAACTTATGTGAGCCCTATCTCCGTGAGTGATGAATATGAGTTTAAACAAGAAATTGGTAAAGGAAGCTACAGTACTGTTTATTTAGCTGTTCATAAAGCCTCTAAAGCAGAGTATGCTGTGAAGGTAATTGAGAAATCAAAAAGAGATCCTacagaagaaatagaaattttgctCCGATATGGAAGGCATCCGCACATTGTAACTTTGAGAGCTGTTCATGAAGATGATAAACGAGCTTATCTTGTACTCGAATTATTGCGTGGTGGAGAACTACTTGATCGGTTACTACAAAGACGTAATCTCACAGAAAAGGAAGCAGCCGAAGTGATGTACACAATAGTTAGCGTAGTCAATTATCTTCATGAAAATGGA GTTGTTCATAGAGACTTAAAGCCATCTAATATATTGTATTCGAAGTCGGGGGGTGATCCATCGACACTTTGTTTATGCGATCTTGGTTTCGCAAAACAGTTACGAGCGGAAAATGGTTTGTTAATGACGCCTTGTTATACTGCAAATTTTGTAGCACCAGAAGTGTTAAAACGCCAAGGATATGATGCGGCGTGTGATATCTGGTCACTTGGTGttttgttatacattatgttgGCTGG atatacaCCATTTCGTAATACTCCCGGTGATAGTGCAAGAGACATATTAGATCGTATTGGCCTCGGCTACATTGATGTTGAAAGTGGAATATGGCATCAAATTTCGAATGAAGCTAAAGATCtagttaaaaaaatgttacatgtTGATCCTAATCGGAGGCCTACTGCAGCTgccatattaaaatattcgtggATTGCTAATCGTCATCGTCTTCCACAGAAAGTATTACCTGATAGTTCTAAGGATCCACATAGCCTAAag AGAGCAGTAACAGCAACATATAGAGCAATGTCTAGCAGTCCAAGGTCGCCTCATATCGGACCTGTTGTCATGTCTGCATTGGCACGACGAAGAACACAAGCCAAGCCTACTGGTCCTACCGAAGTTTGA
- the LOC122567857 gene encoding guanylate kinase isoform X1, producing MASLSCFRTLALGACNMFHKGSRPLVLCGPSGSGKSTLLKKLFEEFPDTFGYSVSHTTRSPRPGEEDGKHYHFTTKDKMQKQIEQDEFLETATFSGNMYGTSKRAVEEVQKAGKICVLDVEVQGVKQIKQSSLDPLYIFIKAPSIEELEKRLRARKTETEDALQRRLSIARLEIEYGEKPGNFDIVIENDNVSKAYEKLRDFLMSNLKQDDAGR from the exons ATGGCATCACTTTCATGTTTTAGAACATTAGCATTAG GTGCTTGTAATATGTTTCATAAAGGCTCACGTCCATTAGTTTTGTGTGGTCCTTCAGGAAGTGGAAAAAGTACGCTTTTAAAAAAGCTTTTTGAAGAATTTCCAGATACATTTGGTTATTCTGTGTCTCATACCACTAGAAGTCCTAGACCAGGTGAGGAAGATGGGAAACATTATCATTTTACTACTAAAGATAAGATGCAAAAACAAATAGAACAGGATGAATTTCTTGAAACTGCTACATTCAGTGGGAATATGTATGGTACTAg taaacgTGCAGTAGAAGAAGTACAAAAAGCAGGTAAAATTTGCGTATTAGATGTTGAAGTGCAAGgtgtaaaacaaataaaacaaagttcGCTGGAtccattgtatatatttattaaagcaCCATCTATCGAAGAATTGGAGAAAAGATTAAGAGCTAGGAAAACAGAAACAGAAGATGCTTTGCAACGGAGATTATCCATTGCTAGGCTAGAGATAGAATATG GAGAAAAGCCTGGTAATTTTGACATAGTTATTGAAAATGACAATGTTTCTAAGGCATACGAAAAATTAAGAGACTTTCTGATGTCAAATTTAAAGCAAGATGATGCAG GACGTTAA
- the LOC122567857 gene encoding guanylate kinase isoform X2 — MFHKGSRPLVLCGPSGSGKSTLLKKLFEEFPDTFGYSVSHTTRSPRPGEEDGKHYHFTTKDKMQKQIEQDEFLETATFSGNMYGTSKRAVEEVQKAGKICVLDVEVQGVKQIKQSSLDPLYIFIKAPSIEELEKRLRARKTETEDALQRRLSIARLEIEYGEKPGNFDIVIENDNVSKAYEKLRDFLMSNLKQDDAGR, encoded by the exons ATGTTTCATAAAGGCTCACGTCCATTAGTTTTGTGTGGTCCTTCAGGAAGTGGAAAAAGTACGCTTTTAAAAAAGCTTTTTGAAGAATTTCCAGATACATTTGGTTATTCTGTGTCTCATACCACTAGAAGTCCTAGACCAGGTGAGGAAGATGGGAAACATTATCATTTTACTACTAAAGATAAGATGCAAAAACAAATAGAACAGGATGAATTTCTTGAAACTGCTACATTCAGTGGGAATATGTATGGTACTAg taaacgTGCAGTAGAAGAAGTACAAAAAGCAGGTAAAATTTGCGTATTAGATGTTGAAGTGCAAGgtgtaaaacaaataaaacaaagttcGCTGGAtccattgtatatatttattaaagcaCCATCTATCGAAGAATTGGAGAAAAGATTAAGAGCTAGGAAAACAGAAACAGAAGATGCTTTGCAACGGAGATTATCCATTGCTAGGCTAGAGATAGAATATG GAGAAAAGCCTGGTAATTTTGACATAGTTATTGAAAATGACAATGTTTCTAAGGCATACGAAAAATTAAGAGACTTTCTGATGTCAAATTTAAAGCAAGATGATGCAG GACGTTAA